DNA from Sulfurimonas xiamenensis:
GTGGAAATGTAACGCTAAATCCTCTTGCATCACACAGAGTTGACGGACATTCACTCTTTAATGATATTACAACACTTCCAGTAGGGGGGAAACACTAATGGCACATGAAATTTTAGCAGCAACAAACGCTGTAGTTACTTTAGATGTAGCAATACCGGGGATAGTATGGCCTTGGCTGGTTACGGTTAATATGTGGGCTAAAAGTATTGGAACGGGTGTTATCCTAATGCTTTTTATGCTTCTAAGAATGTATCCTGAACAAGCGGGAAAACTTCGAATGCATACTGCAATTGTTGCTTTTGTATTTATTAATATTTTTCTGCTTTTCACACTAGCTGACTTACATCAACCGCTTAGAATGTGGCATATATTTGTTTATTCTCACTGGACTTCTGCAATTACAGTAGGTGCATGGATGGCTACTGTTTTCTTGGGTCTTTTAACACTTCTTATATTTTTTGCATACAACAAAAGTTATGCGACATATGACAAAGTGTTGTTATGGACTACAGTTTTAGCTATTCCTGTAACGCTATATACTGCCGGTTTAATGGCTCAGTGTACGGCAAGGGAATTATGGCAGATGCCGACTGAATCAGCTCAAATGATTTTAGCTGCTCTTCTTTCAGGTTCAGCCTTTATGATTTTGATGGGTGGAAATAAACTAAATGAAGAAGCGAAAAACACTTTAGGTGTAGTTCTTGGACTTAGTGCATTGATGGCGTTTATAATCTATATGGCAGAGTATATATTCGGTCCAATGAAAGCAGAAGAGATAGCAGCTGTTGTTGAATATATTAAAGATGATGGACCGTACACTGTTATGTTCTGGCTGGGTCAATGGATAGCTTATCTTTTACCGATGCTTTTCATTCTCTTAAGCAGAGCCAGCAAAAGTGAAATTATTTTAAAATTTGCAGCTATTTTAGCATTAGTTGGTTTAGCTATAGTAAAACATGTGTGGTTAATTATTCCACAATTATTACCAATGAGTTAGGGAGATATTTAAATGTATTTAGAAAGTAGAAGAACATTTTTAAAAGGCGCCGCATTTACAGTAGCAGGCGCTTCAATTGCAAAGGGTGTGTTTACGGCTGATGCTATTGCCGACTCAGTTAGTGAGAGTAAGTTTACAAACACTCCGGACTCTTTATCGTTCTATCCTCCTATGAGCGAATGGAATGATTTTAAAGAGTTAGACGGAGATGACTGGAAAAGAGGCGGTATAGATCGTCATGGAGTTAGAAGTGAGTCAAATCCTGATGGTATTGAAGTTAATGATTATGCTATTGTTGCTACTGCATGTTCAAACTGTGAGGCGTCTTGTGGGTTAACTGCATGGATTGACAAAAAAACATTTACCGTAAAAAAATATATGGGTAATCCTCTTCACCCTGCTTCTCGCGGTAGAAATTGTGCTAAAGGCTATGCTACTCAGTCACAAATGTATGATCCGGATCGTATAGCATTCCCCCTAAAGCGTGCTCCTGGCTCTGCTCGCGGTG
Protein-coding regions in this window:
- the nrfD gene encoding NrfD/PsrC family molybdoenzyme membrane anchor subunit, translated to MAHEILAATNAVVTLDVAIPGIVWPWLVTVNMWAKSIGTGVILMLFMLLRMYPEQAGKLRMHTAIVAFVFINIFLLFTLADLHQPLRMWHIFVYSHWTSAITVGAWMATVFLGLLTLLIFFAYNKSYATYDKVLLWTTVLAIPVTLYTAGLMAQCTARELWQMPTESAQMILAALLSGSAFMILMGGNKLNEEAKNTLGVVLGLSALMAFIIYMAEYIFGPMKAEEIAAVVEYIKDDGPYTVMFWLGQWIAYLLPMLFILLSRASKSEIILKFAAILALVGLAIVKHVWLIIPQLLPMS